One window of Chryseobacterium indologenes genomic DNA carries:
- a CDS encoding alpha/beta hydrolase, whose amino-acid sequence MNLDYLVREPENITSNTPILFMLHGYGSNEQDLFSFRETLPNDWIIVSFRAPRDTQFEGYSWYDINFNDPENFIDVPQAKESLNAVLESMLKIINHYGLTESKAHLCGFSQGGILCYALALKHPELFNYVACLSSYPEDKILDGIVKDKKKLEGLRFFISHGSDDAVIPLEWGRKAADLLYDLSCYFTFREYMSGHGVNQKNYMDLMEFFSK is encoded by the coding sequence ATGAATTTAGATTATCTAGTAAGGGAGCCGGAAAATATTACCTCCAATACCCCTATTCTTTTTATGCTTCATGGCTATGGCAGTAATGAGCAGGATCTTTTCAGCTTCAGGGAAACACTTCCCAATGACTGGATCATTGTAAGTTTCAGAGCTCCGCGTGATACTCAATTTGAAGGATATTCATGGTATGATATCAATTTCAACGATCCTGAAAATTTCATTGATGTTCCTCAGGCAAAGGAATCTTTAAATGCCGTTTTGGAAAGTATGCTTAAGATCATCAACCATTATGGGCTTACAGAAAGTAAAGCTCATCTGTGTGGTTTCAGCCAGGGAGGAATTTTATGTTATGCTTTGGCTTTAAAACATCCTGAATTGTTTAATTATGTTGCCTGTCTAAGCAGTTATCCTGAAGATAAAATTCTGGACGGTATTGTAAAAGATAAAAAGAAACTGGAAGGACTTCGTTTCTTTATTTCACATGGTTCCGATGATGCTGTGATTCCACTTGAATGGGGAAGAAAAGCGGCTGACCTTCTGTATGATCTTAGCTGTTATTTCACTTTCAGAGAATATATGAGCGGACATGGTGTCAATCAGAAAAATTATATGGACCTGATGGAATTCTTTTCAAAATAA
- a CDS encoding response regulator transcription factor, protein MENEKINIAIVDDHPIVIEGLKMLLNSQPFFNIAGSFTSGAETISFIRSQMVDIILLDITLPDANGTELCREIKKISPNTSVIMFSNRSERSIIMQSIQNGASGYLLKNTSIDELVICIRGALAGDIVFCNETKQIISRPSQQDLPIPRLTKREKQILQMVAQGKTSNAIAEELFLSPLTVDTHRKNLLQKFQAKNSTELINLAVQQQLIEK, encoded by the coding sequence ATGGAGAATGAAAAAATAAATATAGCCATCGTTGATGATCACCCTATTGTGATCGAAGGTCTTAAAATGTTGCTTAACAGCCAGCCTTTTTTCAATATAGCAGGAAGTTTCACTTCCGGTGCAGAAACGATCAGCTTTATCCGGTCGCAGATGGTGGATATCATCCTTCTTGATATTACTCTGCCCGATGCCAACGGAACAGAACTGTGCAGAGAAATAAAGAAAATTTCTCCGAATACTTCAGTGATTATGTTCAGTAATCGTTCTGAACGAAGCATCATCATGCAGTCTATACAAAACGGAGCGAGTGGCTATCTTCTCAAAAATACGTCTATTGATGAGCTTGTGATATGCATCAGAGGAGCGCTCGCAGGTGATATTGTTTTCTGTAATGAGACAAAACAGATCATCAGCCGTCCTTCCCAACAAGACCTCCCAATACCGCGGCTTACCAAAAGGGAAAAACAGATCCTGCAGATGGTAGCACAGGGGAAAACAAGTAATGCAATTGCCGAGGAGCTGTTCTTAAGCCCACTTACCGTAGATACCCACCGTAAAAATCTGCTTCAGAAATTCCAGGCAAAAAACTCAACAGAACTGATCAATCTTGCAGTACAGCAACAATTGATTGAAAAGTAA